The segment GGAAGTGGTCAGATCGCGAACCTTTTCTCCGAGAAGGCGGAACTCTTCCATTTTGCGCTGTTGCTCCTCTTTTCGAGCTTGCAAAACATCCGCACGAGCCGCGACGATCTTGGCGGCGTGCTCAGCCTGTCCACGAAGGTCCGATAGCGCCTGGGACATCACAATCACTTCTTGCGAAACACCTTCGCCACATTCGGCAAAGTGCTTGATCAAACGTTCTGCCTGCTCAAAGTCAAAATCAGATTTGAGATCCATAGTTTCGACCTTCTCTCCCAAGCGGACGAGCTCAGAAAAATAATTATCGAGCTTTAAAACAGATTGCAGAAAAGGCGACGGATTTTTGATTTTAATAGAGTCGTTCATGGGGCGGGTTATTGCATATTTGTTTACAAAAGCCAAATTTTTAAGCAACTGCCGGCGAAGAATTTGCTCTGCGAAACCGGCGTTATTTGAATATACAATGGTTTCACCGACTTATATGCTTTCGCCATGGACAACAGCTCGCCTTTTTCAAAGAAAGTCATTCAGTTTATTCAAGCAGTTCCGATGGGAAAAGTCGCTACTTACGGGCAAATTGCCAAGCTTGCTGGAAAACCTCAGGGCTCTCGCGGAGTTTCGTGGATTCTGCACTCCTCGTCAAAAGCGCACAATCTACCATGGCAACGGATTCTGAATTCGAAAGGAATGATTTCATTTCCGGTGGGTTCGGCGGAGTTTAAAAAACAAAAGCAGCTGCTCCTCAAAGAGGGCATTGAGTTCAACGAAGCCCACCAAATTGATCTTAAAAAATTTCAGTGGAATAAAAAGCCCACCGTAAAGAAGCCCGCGAAGAACAAACCAAAGTTATTTTCCTAATAGACGCTTTAACTGAGCCCGCTGATAAGAGCCGAAGGCCCCGTTAAAAAGGCAGCGGACGAGCGGGTCTTCGACAAGATCTGCCTCGGCGATTTCTTTTTCAGTCGTCGGAGCAAAAACGGTGTCATTGATCCGCACATACATCGAAGTCAGTGACTCTCCTTCGTTCAACGCGCCGAAAAATTTCGCTATTGGTATCTCGGTGGTCCATCCAAGCTCACTTGCCGGAGCTTCCGACATCGCTGCAATAGAGTTCTTCTTTACATTGTAAAAAAATGAATATACCTGCCCACGATGATCATAGATAGAGAGCCGCCAGATGCGCGCTTTATTGAAGTAACGATTTTCAGGCTCTTCCAGAGACCGGTATTTTTCAATCAAACCCTGACGGCAATACTTTAAAACGGCTTCCGTCTGCGCAGCACTCAGAGCTGGAAAATGGTTGGCAATCTCAGCAGTGGGCGGCGCTCGCAAATTCACTTGGTAGTCATAATCGAGATTTTGCTCGCCCACAGGCTGAACCCACGAAAGAGACTCAGCAGCGCTCAGTGACTTTTGATCTAAGCTCACTGACACTGAGGGATTCAGGCGAACGACCCGAGTTTCTGGCAAAGCCGTTTGAACTTCTTTTGCAAACTGCTCGTAGGTCACCGGAAAAAACGCGTGATTGTACCAAGACCAAGATTCCATCTGAAACTGACACGAACTCGGAATCACAAAGCGCGGTTTCAGAGTTTGCAATTGCTCTATCCATTCGCCAGGAAGAGTCGCCGGCGCGGGCTCTGCTCGCGACGGTGAAAGCACTTCCAATTCGCGCATCGTTTGAAACGGCCACATCACGAGATCCCAAGGCCCCTCACTCACGAGCAAATCCAAAGTATCGTAGTCAATCCACGAGTCGACGACATTCAGAATATTCATTCCGCCGGCCTTCACTTGAAATAAAGAATCGACATTAGAATCAAGAGCTCGGCGCGGAATCACTTCGATCGAACCAACTCTCACCGGCTCATTGAGGTTTAAAGAAAAGACATTTTTAAATCCCAGTTCCCGGAGCCACGCAAAGAGCTCGTCAAAAACGCAGAACACATAAATCGGGATCTCGCGCGAAAGCAGATTCAAACTATCGAAAGAACAATGATCATCATGAAAGTGCGAAATAAAAACCGCATCGAATTTGAGTTCACGAATTTGCGCCTCATCAAAGCGCACAGACGGAAAGGCATAGCAGTTGCGGCTGAATGGATTCTCGAAGATCGTATCAAAGGCGATCTTGGAGCCCTCACACTCGAGGACATAACCGGCATGCAGAATTCGTGAAATCTTCAGCGACATCGTGATCGCAATATCCACATAACCTATTGAAACTGCAAGGATAATTAACGCCTATTGACTTTTTTACGAATCTGCCGATATACTTAACCAAGTAGTTAATTAACCTAAAGGTAAAATATGCAAGACCACTTAAGCCAAACCTTTGCAGCCCTCGCAGATCCAACTCGTCGAGCGATGTTGTCTCAGCTTTCAAAAGGCGAAGCCAGTGTTTCTGATTTAGCAAAGCCCTTCTTGAAAGACATGAGTCTACCCGCGGTTACAAAACACCTCAAAGTTTTAGAAAAAGCGGGACTCATTACGAAATCCAAAGATGCACAATGGAGGCCCTGCAAGCTCAATAGCGAAGGCCTCAAAGATGTCGCGGATTGGATGGAGCAATATCGCGTATTCTGGGAAGAAAGTTTGGATCGCCTCGGAGATTATTTAAAAACCGTCACAGCTAAAGAAAAAACGAAAGGGAAGAAAAATGAGCGCAAAAAATAACGCCCACGCATTCACTCTCACACGTATTTATGATGCCCCGGTGAAAGCCGTGTGGGACGCTTGGACTGACCCAAAGCAGGTCGCACAATGGTGGGGCCCGCGCGGCTTCACAATCACTCATCACGGCAAAGATCTTCGTGCCGGCGGATTCTGGAAATACACCATGCACGGTCCGGATGGCGTGGATTACCCCAATTACACTGTCTATCACGAAGTAGAACAGTACTCTCGCTTGGTCTATGACCACGGCGGCACTGAAGATCGCCCTCCCCTTTTTAGAGTGACAGCGACTTTCAAAGAATTGGCTAAAGGTAAAACGGAGTTAAAGATGACCATGGCCCTGCCTTCTGCAGAAGCTTTGGCCGAGACGAAAAAGTTCATCAAAGCAGCCAATGGCAATTCCACTTGGGACCGTTTGGCGGAATTCCTGGACAAGGAATCCACGGGCAAAGAGAAGTTCGTTATCAACCGCACTTTCGATACGCCGATAGCAACGATGTTTGAGGTCTGGACGAATCCAAAGCACTTCGCAAAGTGGCTTGCACCAACGGGTTTTGATATGCACTTCATCCGCTCTGACATCAAGGCCGGCGGAAGCACGTTCTATTACATGAGTAATGCGGACGGCATGAAAATGTACGGCCGTGCGGAGTACCTTGAAGTCAAGAGCCCGAACCGCATCGTCTACACTCAGCAGTTCTCAGATGAGAATGAAGGGCTCACGCGCCACCCAATGGCACCAACATGGCCGGCAACAATGCTGACAGTGGTGACTTTGGCTGAAGAAGGCCCGAATCAAACCCGTGTAACCATCGAGTGGGAACCAACCGGCAATGTGACTCCAGAAGAACTCGATACTTTCATCAAGGGAAGAGCGGGCATGACAATGGGTTGGACCGGTTCTTTCGACAAACTCGAAGAATACCTCGCAACAGTATAAATCTATTTACCTCGGAAAGCCGCACCCACTGCGGCTTTCCGAAAGTTTCAGAAACTGCCTAACTTCTTTCAAAAAAATTAAAAATTTCTACACACGAAATCTCAAAGAAAAACGAATCAAAAAGCGTTCTTTCCATTTGAATCTCTATCCCTGAAAATTAAGGAAGATTCACGGAGGACCTATGACGTCGTTTACCAAGTATGGTGGCATGACTGCGCTGGCACTGGCTGTCGCGGTGGGGTTCCAGAATTGCTCGCAGGTCGCGGGCGATTCTGAGAGCTCATTTCTCGCATCTTCGACGTCCTATTCTAGTGACGTGAACCTCGGCGTCGAAGCCATTGCGCTCAAAGGCAAATCCTCTGATAAAAACCCTCACAAGTGCGTGAAGACCAAAGATAACTGTTTCAGCGAAACCTTTAAACAGCCCGTGAAAGCCACGCGCGCTGTGGATGTCCTTTTCGTCGTCCAAACTTCTGCGAGTCTCGCAGCTGAACGCCAAGCCATTGTGGCAGGAATTAATAACTTCATTACCTCTCTTCCTGAGGGCGCCAACTTTAATATCGCTGTAATGCTTTCGCACGGAAGCCTTTCGGCCCTGTCTGGAAAACTGTATCGGGCAGCGGCTGAACCGATTGTCCTGAAATCCACAGAGCTTTCCGCAGGACAGATTCAGACTTATCTCGATATGAAATTAAATAATGTCGAAATGGATCCCGCGGCAGGTGGCGGTGAAGAAGGCCTCTTCTCGCTCTATCATGGAATAACAACCCCAGCATTACTTACGGAATCTCAGTCATTGGGATTCTTCCGCCCAGACGCGGCTCTTGGCGTAGTTTTCGTGGCGGATCGCCGTGATATCTGCGCGATGGTGCCAGTTGGAGTTGGCGCAGAGACCGATCCTGGAAAACTCGCGGCACGTATTCGTGACTGCGAAGGCCTCACAGCAGCAGGACTTACAAATCGTCTGGCACTACTTAAAGGAACGATGCCGGTTGCAGTCTCAGGAATTATCTATGCCGATGCCCCGGCACCTGCGGGAAAAGAAATTGGCTACGGCTATACGGATATGATTGCGCTCAACCCCGGTGTCGCGATTGATATTGCAAATGATGATATCGATGAAGGCTTAGCGTCGATTGCAGAACTCAGCGGTCAGCAGATGGAAATTCAGAAAGAATTTATCTTAGATTACACCGGCATTGATCCAAAACGTATTATTGTGACCGTGAATGGCGTCGGAGCTATGTTTGTCTTAGAAGGAAACAAGGTCACAATCACTAGTGCTGTTCCAGCAGGTGCTGTGGTGGTGATTTCTTACTGCTTACAATCAAAACCGAATACAAACAGCTGTCATCACCGAATGCATAAATGCCACGACTGTGGCAAGCAACGGAAGTACCGTCATTAAAAATGAAGGCCCCGCACCGAACCGTGTGCGGAGCCCCCTGCTCGGATTAACAAGCCATTCCAGAATCGTATACGAGTTCACAATCAAGAATTTGTGTCTCGATTGAGATGTCCTTATTGTTGGACTTCAACTGACCTTCAATCACACCTTGGAAACGTGCCTTGCCATTTGAATCATAGCAACCGTCTTGATCCTTTTGTGCCTTAAGGTCGTACTTTACGGCATGTCCTTGGTCATCAAAAGCACGCACAGTGCTTGGAATGCCAACAACAGAAAAACTTCCAAAGGTAGTTGCTGTATTGTCATTATAGTTGTTAGCCGTGACGTGAATAACTCCCAGAGGTGAATTGTGAAATGTGTCGCCATAATTATCCATATCGTCTGAAGTATCGAGAACGTAGTTTTTGCCATCTGCTTTTACGGAGATCGTTGGTGCATACCAACCTTTTCCGTTTGAGCGATGCAAAGAAACTTCGATTGCCTGTTTGGCACCTGAATTCTTCGCAGACTTACAAGTGAGAGTGTGGCCACCTGGGTGAGCAAACGCGAAGCTAGAGAACAATATTGTGAGAGAACCGAGCAAAGTTTTCATTTTTAAATCTCCTAAAAGAGTTGTTGATTAATCTGGAGGCAATTTCGTTTACTTTTAATGATTTGAAAATTAGAATGATTTTATATTTACTATCTATTTTCTAGATACTTGTAAGGTGTTGATTTCATGGAACTAAATTACCTCCGCGTGTTTTACGAAGTCGCGAAAGCCGGTAAATTTTCTGAAGCCGCGATAAAAATGAATATCAGTCAGTCGGCGTTGAGCCGCTCTGTTGCCTTGCTAGAAGACAATGAAGGGGTCACTCTCTTTGATCGTTCAAAGAACGGTGTTGTCCTCACAGCCAAGGGTCACGAGGTTTTTCTTCTCTGTGAGCGCCTCTTTCAAACTGAGAAAGAAATTGAAAATCTCTGCCGTGGAGTTCAGGAAAAATGCGAAGGCCCTCTGCGTTTCGCCGCTTCGGATCACGTGATCAATGACTATCTTGTCACTCCAATGCATAAGTTTCGCAGACAGTATCCGAAAGTAGTACCAAGTATTCGCTCGGGCACGCCGGATGAAATCGCGCAAGCAATTCTCAATACTGATAGTGAATTCGGCTTGCTGTTTGCGAAAGTGAATTTGCCGAATATTGAATATCGTATTTTGCACCCCGAAATCATGGCTCTGGTTTGCCACCCTGATATCTGGAAAGAGTGCAAATCCTCAAGCAATGAAAAGACTCTTCAGAAACTCATTCGTAGTTATGGTTATATCTCGTCTCTTGGGGCCCTCCTCTCAAGCCGTCCTTCACGCGTTCTAATGGAGCTGTTTGGCGAGGCTCCGCAAGTGGGTCTCGAGATCAATAGCCAAGAGTCGCAAAAGCGCTTCTGCCTCGCCGGAGAAGGGGTTGCATATCTTTCCCGCTTTATGGTCGAGAAAGAAATCAAGCGCGGTGAACTGTTTGAAATTCCGATTGAGAACATTCATTCATTTAATCTGTGGTTGGCTCGGCCGAAAGGAAAGCAGCTCAGTCTGACTTCGCGTATGTTTTTGAGACACTTAAAACCTGACCTCGAATTTTAGCATCTGATTCTTAGACAGTTCCCTCGTCGCGAGCGTTCA is part of the Bdellovibrionales bacterium genome and harbors:
- a CDS encoding helix-turn-helix transcriptional regulator — encoded protein: MQDHLSQTFAALADPTRRAMLSQLSKGEASVSDLAKPFLKDMSLPAVTKHLKVLEKAGLITKSKDAQWRPCKLNSEGLKDVADWMEQYRVFWEESLDRLGDYLKTVTAKEKTKGKKNERKK
- a CDS encoding MBL fold metallo-hydrolase; its protein translation is MSLKISRILHAGYVLECEGSKIAFDTIFENPFSRNCYAFPSVRFDEAQIRELKFDAVFISHFHDDHCSFDSLNLLSREIPIYVFCVFDELFAWLRELGFKNVFSLNLNEPVRVGSIEVIPRRALDSNVDSLFQVKAGGMNILNVVDSWIDYDTLDLLVSEGPWDLVMWPFQTMRELEVLSPSRAEPAPATLPGEWIEQLQTLKPRFVIPSSCQFQMESWSWYNHAFFPVTYEQFAKEVQTALPETRVVRLNPSVSVSLDQKSLSAAESLSWVQPVGEQNLDYDYQVNLRAPPTAEIANHFPALSAAQTEAVLKYCRQGLIEKYRSLEEPENRYFNKARIWRLSIYDHRGQVYSFFYNVKKNSIAAMSEAPASELGWTTEIPIAKFFGALNEGESLTSMYVRINDTVFAPTTEKEIAEADLVEDPLVRCLFNGAFGSYQRAQLKRLLGK
- a CDS encoding SRPBCC domain-containing protein, with the translated sequence MSAKNNAHAFTLTRIYDAPVKAVWDAWTDPKQVAQWWGPRGFTITHHGKDLRAGGFWKYTMHGPDGVDYPNYTVYHEVEQYSRLVYDHGGTEDRPPLFRVTATFKELAKGKTELKMTMALPSAEALAETKKFIKAANGNSTWDRLAEFLDKESTGKEKFVINRTFDTPIATMFEVWTNPKHFAKWLAPTGFDMHFIRSDIKAGGSTFYYMSNADGMKMYGRAEYLEVKSPNRIVYTQQFSDENEGLTRHPMAPTWPATMLTVVTLAEEGPNQTRVTIEWEPTGNVTPEELDTFIKGRAGMTMGWTGSFDKLEEYLATV
- a CDS encoding MGMT family protein, which encodes MDNSSPFSKKVIQFIQAVPMGKVATYGQIAKLAGKPQGSRGVSWILHSSSKAHNLPWQRILNSKGMISFPVGSAEFKKQKQLLLKEGIEFNEAHQIDLKKFQWNKKPTVKKPAKNKPKLFS
- a CDS encoding LysR family transcriptional regulator, whose protein sequence is MELNYLRVFYEVAKAGKFSEAAIKMNISQSALSRSVALLEDNEGVTLFDRSKNGVVLTAKGHEVFLLCERLFQTEKEIENLCRGVQEKCEGPLRFAASDHVINDYLVTPMHKFRRQYPKVVPSIRSGTPDEIAQAILNTDSEFGLLFAKVNLPNIEYRILHPEIMALVCHPDIWKECKSSSNEKTLQKLIRSYGYISSLGALLSSRPSRVLMELFGEAPQVGLEINSQESQKRFCLAGEGVAYLSRFMVEKEIKRGELFEIPIENIHSFNLWLARPKGKQLSLTSRMFLRHLKPDLEF